A region from the Benincasa hispida cultivar B227 chromosome 10, ASM972705v1, whole genome shotgun sequence genome encodes:
- the LOC120089449 gene encoding uncharacterized protein LOC120089449, protein MLCSVNETILLRIRRRIRMNKGLWMTKGPGHENDANSTFDSPSLLDTKRAHHWFIDGCEAQVFPNKKQAIQAPSSKMTGALSNMNVFPWEHHTANYQSVSHQLIGRLFGPESLRSADFDLTKASSVISDNLDLRRKGIEVEDHYGEDASVGLSISNGMEDPETSPRYGGIRKAKVNQVEDNIHDLQPCLRSNSNREDGGQLTIESYYKEIETGLVSVGSAYIKEDDSFSLMNQTSNDGDHHIRFLGHSGKVDDNVVSIGDDYGKRDANIISFDGFPDEQDIISLGRSLGNHDSTFYEPSFQASEADGVTELESSSLDVPVSSSQIAKQKLDMTLKSRPEYKTRKEAPNSFPSNVRSLISTGMLDGVPVKYVSVTREELRGIIRGSGYLCGCQSCNFSKMLNAYEFERHAGCKTKHPNNHIYFENGKTIYQIVQELRSTPESLLFDTIQTIFGAPINQKSFRIWKESFQAATRELQRIYGKDELNL, encoded by the exons ATGCTGTGTTCAGTGAATGAGACAATACTACTTCGGATTAGAAGAAGAATCAGAATG AATAAAGGTTTGTGGATGACAAAGGGTCCTGGGCATGAAAATGATGCAAATTCAACTTTTGACAGCCCATCATTATTAGACACAAAGCGAGCACATCACTGGTTTATAGATGGTTGTGAGGCACAGGTTTTCCCCAACAAGAAGCAAGCCATTCAAGCTCCAAGTAGTAAAATGACTGGAGCACTGTCTAATATGAACGTTTTTCCGTGGGAGCATCATACTGCTAATTATCAGTCTGTTTCACATCAACTTATTGGTCGCTTATTTGGGCCTGAATCATTAAGGTCTGCTGACTTTGATCTAACTAAAGCATCTTCTGTAATTTCGGATAATTTGGACCTCAGGAGAAAAGGTATTGAAGTTGAAGACCATTATGGAGAGGATGCATCTGTTGGGTTGTCTATTTCTAATGGTATGGAGGACCCTGAAACCTCTCCTAGATATGGAGGAATTAGAAAAGCGAAAGTCAATCAGGTTGAAGATAATATACATGATCTACAACCTTGTCTAAGAAGTAATTCTAATAGGGAAGATGGTGGTCAACTCACCATAGAAAGTTATTATAAGGAAATTGAAACAGGTCTTGTATCTGTGGGATCAGCCTATATTAAGGAGGATGACAGTTTCAGTTTGATGAACCAAACCTCTAATGATGGGGATCACCATATTAGGTTTTTAGGTCATAGTGGGAAGGTAGATGATAATGTTGTCTCCATTGGTGATGATTATGGTAAGAGAGATGCAAATATAATCTCATTTGATGGATTTCCTGATGAGCAAGATATTATATCCTTAGGCAGGTCTCTTGGTAACCATGACTCAACATTCTACGAACCTTCATTCCAAGCATCTGAAGCTGATGGTGTCACAGAGTTGGAATCATCAAGTTTAGATGTACCTGTAAGCAGTTCTCAGATAGCTAAGCAAAAGCTTGATATGACGCTGAAGAGTAGACCAGAATACAAAACGAGGAAAGAAGCTCCAAACAGCTTTCCTTCAAATGTTAGAAGTTTAATATCGACCGGTATGCTCGATGGTGTTCCTGTTAAGTATGTTTCTGTAACCAGAgag GAGCTTCGTGGAATAATTAGGGGATCTGGCTATCTTTGTGGATGCCAATCTTGCAACTTTTCCAAA ATGCTTAATGCGTATGAGTTCGAGCGGCATGCTGGCTGCAAAACAAAACACCCAAATAATCATATATACTTTGAGAATGGGAAGACTATTTACCAGATTGTACAAGAGTTAAGAAGCACTCCGGAGAGCTTGTTGTTTGATACAATTCAAACTATATTTGGTGCACCTATCAATCAGAAATCTTTTCGGATTTGGAAAG AATCATTTCAAGCAGCTACCCGCGAGCTTCAGCGCATATATGGCAAGGATGAACTTAACCTTTAG
- the LOC120087816 gene encoding ras-related protein RABE1c — protein MAAPPARARADYDYLIKLLLIGDSGVGKSCLLLRFSDGSFTTSFITTIGIDFKIRTIELDGKRIKLQIWDTAGQERFRTITTAYYRGAMGILLVYDVTDESSFNNIRNWIRNIEQHASDNVNKILVGNKADMDESKRAVPTSKGQALADEYGIKFFETSAKTNLNVEEVFFSIARDIKQRLADTDSKAEPLTIKINQQDQGANAGQAAQKSACCGS, from the exons ATGGCTGCTCCACCTGCAAGAGCTCGGGCGGATTATGATTATCTCATAAAGCTTCTTTTAATCGGCGATAGCG GTGTTGGTAAGAGTTGCCTTCTCTTACGTTTCTCTGATGGTTCCTTCACCACAAGTTTTATTACTACCATTGG tattgattttaaaatcaggACCATTGAACTTGATGGAAAACGGATCAAGCTTCAAATTTGGGATACAGCTGGTCAAGAGCGCTTCCGTACAATCACCACAG CTTACTACCGTGGAGCAATGGGCATATTGCTGGTCTATGATGTAACTGATGAATCATCTTTCAACA ATATTAGAAATTGGATTCGCAATATCGAACAACATGCTTCTGATAATGTCAACAAGATATTGGTTGGAAACAAGGCCGACATGGATGAAAGCAAAAGA GCTGTGCCTACATCCAAAGGACAGGCGCTTGCTGATGAGTATGGGATCAAATTCTTTGAAACT AGTGCAAAGACAAATCTTAATGTGGAAGAAGTTTTCTTCTCAATAGCAAGGGATATCAAGCAACGTCTCGCTGATACTGATTCAAAAGCCGAG CCTTTGACGATCAAGATTAATCAACAGGACCAGGGAGCCAATGCTGGTCAGGCTGCGCAAAAATCAGCTTGCTGTGGTTCTTAA